A genome region from Penaeus vannamei isolate JL-2024 chromosome 20, ASM4276789v1, whole genome shotgun sequence includes the following:
- the LOC113828247 gene encoding ileal sodium/bile acid cotransporter has protein sequence MCPLYPVHLVLMYGALLVCVWVAGLGTLVGAVSRASSLGVRLNLNNTPAYALSVAEGHQETVTFYIDDLPPQAAGDILIEEIQSDHLDHIDISPSKIPLAEAESQGLLERLENNTLEGSFNVSGKFLGFTKIKFVLSNGNDEELVESEPVNVKVQRGQRVLDKIFIHVVIAMVIVAYINMGCAIDLQVIKQTLRKPVAPAIGLASQYLFMPLASYAIGYGLFGSTPEMWLGLFLTGCSPGGGGSNMWTYLLDGSLDLSVTMTFISTVGAFLALPAWVYALARTIFQDGHFSKLPYKNIAMLVVGLVLPLSIGLVIKRCSPRVALVLKRLLKPISIIFIVFMMTFGVYANLYIFAFFSWKVALAGILLPWLGFLFGAVASLVCRRSWEEAIAISIETGVQNTGLSIGILKVALQEFAPLGDITMVIPVAVATMTPIPLTIAYIAKRIRECRAKKTTYEVDCPDDYEDDMKNQLHLSPSSTSSLHKDANDNSKAVLA, from the exons ATGTGCCCCTTATACCCCGTGCACCTGGTGCTGATGTACGGCGCCCTgctggtgtgcgtgtgggtggccGGGCTGGGCACGTTGGTGGGCGCCGTGTCCCGGGCGTCCTCCCTGGGCGTGCGGCTCAACCTCAACAATACGCCCGCCTACGCCCTCAGTGTGGCAGAGGGACACCAGGAGACCGTCACCTTCTACATCGACGATCTGCCTCCTCAGGCCGCTGGTGACATACTGATAGAG GAAATACAAAGTGATCACTTAGACCACATAGACATATCTCCAAGTAAGATTCCGTTGGCGGAGGCAGAGTCCCAGGGCCTTTTAGAGCGTTTAGAAAACAACACCCTCGAGGGTTCCTTCAACGTCTCGGGGAAGTTCCTGGGCTTTACTAAGATCAAGTTCGTCCTCAGTAATGGCAATGACGAAGAGCTTGTGGAGAGTGAGCCTGTCAACGTCAAG GTGCAACGTGGCCAACGGGTGCTTGATAAAATCTTCATCCATGTTGTTATTGCAATGGTTATTGTAGCCTACATCAACATGGGCTGTGCCATAGACTTACAGGTTATCAAACAAACCCTTCGTAAGCCTGTAGCCCCAGCTATAGGCTTGGCTTCGCAGTACTTATTTATGCCTTTG GCCTCGTATGCCATTGGATATGGCTTGTTCGGCAGCACCCCAGAGATGTGGTTGGGTCTGTTTTTGACTGGTTGTTCTCCAGGTGGTGGTGGATCCAATATGTGGACTTATTTGCTGGATGGATCGCTTGACTTGTCCGTCACCATGACCTTCATCTCGACTGTTGGGGCATTCCTGGCATTGCCTGCGTGGGTCTATGCTCTGGCTAGGACTATCTTCCAAG ATGGACATTTCTCTAAACTTCCCTACAAGAATATTGCCATGCTAGTGGTTGGTCTTGTGCTGCCTCTGTCCATTGGCTTGGTGATTAAGCGCTGCTCACCTCGGGTTGCCCTTGTCCTGAAGCGTCTTCTAAAGCccatctccatcatcttcatTGTGTTCATGATGACCTTCGGAGTGTACGCCAACCTCTACATCTTTGCTTTCTTCAGCTGGAAG GTTGCTCTTGCTGGCATTCTTCTTCCTTGGCTTGGTTTCCTGTTTGGCGCTGTGGCATCCCTTGTGTGCAGGCGCAGTTGGGAGGAAGCAATTGCCATCAGTATTGAGACTGGGGTGCAGAACACAGGCCTGTCCATAGGCATCCTCAAG GTTGCCCTTCAAGAATTTGCTCCTCTGGGAGACATTACCATGGTGATTCCTGTTGCTGTGGCCACCATGACCCCAATACCTCTGACCATTGCATACATCGCCAAGAGGATCCGAGAGTGCAGGGCCAAGAAAACGACCTATGAGGTTGATTGCcctgatgattatgaagatgacatGAAAAACCAGCTGCATCTTTCTCCCTCGTCCACATCATCACTCCACAAGGATGCCAATGATAATTCAAAAGCTGTTTTggcctaa